In Chrysemys picta bellii isolate R12L10 chromosome 4, ASM1138683v2, whole genome shotgun sequence, the sequence GTCTGGGAGCCTCCGGGGCAGCTCTGGGCACAGAGGGGACATTCCCCAGATGTCACTGGCTCCTGAATTAGTACTGAGGAGCCAGGCGCTGGAGAGGCCAGGAGGCCATGGTCTGGCCTCGCAGGGAGCTCTGGTTTTTAGCAGCCTTTGGGACTTGTGTCCTAACCCGAAGAACAACCCACACAGGGTGACTCGTGTGTCCCCATCGAGTGGCCAGACTATTTATGGACGTTTATGAGCTTCCTACAGCCTCTCAGCTGAGGGCTCAGATCCCACCACTCAGGCAGCCGTGCCTTGAGCGTTTAGATGCAGAGCTCCTGGGTTCAATCCATGCAGATGTCCTGGCCAGAGGCATCATTGGAAGAGCCCGCAGCATTTGGATTCCAAATcccgaagctgggaatgggcgacgggatggatcacttgatgattctggttctgttcattccctctgaagcacctggcattggccactgtcggaggacaggatactgggctacataggcgccgactccatgggtgttccagggctggagcactctCGGGGAAAAatcagtgggtgctctgcacccactggcagccaagctccccccgccccacctcctctcccccccccccagtgcttcccaccgccaaacagctgtttggaggtgcttaggactttccaagagggaggggggaggagcagggacgaggcaagctgaggggaggaggtggaggagatgcagggcggggacttggggaaagggggtggggactttggggaagggctggaataggggcagggtgagggtggtgcaggggtggggccaggggcaggggtggggtcgagcacccaccgggaacagtggaagtcggtgcctatgctgggctacatggacctttggtctgacccagtatggccgttcttatgttcttaatttggGACAGGCATAGATCTCTAGGGTACAGGCTGGGCCTGGGGGTTAATGATTCCTgctgagcaggggaggggaaagtaaCTCACTCTAATGCAGATCATTCCAGAACTCAGTTCCCTTTCAGCCTGGCTGAGAGAACCCTGTCTCTAAAACAGATTGCCAAATAACGTCAGCCCATAAACCTGGTCCCCTGCCATATCAGCCTGTCCCCTGGCACCCCACACGTGAAGGTTATAAGACATCTTAATGAGCAAGGGCACTGGCTTCTACCCCGTATGGAAGAAAATGGAGGAGACCCAATGCGGTCAGACTCTCAGCTGGCGTAAAGTGGCCTcactccagtgatttcaatgagactCTAGAGCCCATTATGTCTAGGCTCTgaaccttctcccccaccccatgtagTTCTCTCAACATGGCTTTCTTGGCATCCGATAAGATTCAAGCTCCCACCAAAGCATCTCCACACACATCACTACACTCAACTTTGATGACATTTCTCTGTCGGTCTGTAACGTGATCACTGTTGAATACCATCAATTCCGCAATTTCAGGCCATTTTTAGGCGTCAATGGGCAGAACCCCATGGATCTGgcccccaaaaaataaataaataaaccagaaTGGGGAAATGTGGGGTGCACACAGCCCTTGGTCTTTGGTTAGTGGAGCTACAGCTTCCACCATCTCTGTAATTGTCCATAGCTCAAAGAAGAGGTTGATGACAGCCGTTCACACCTTCCAGTgtcccagcacccccagctcagTTTAAAAGGCTGACATCCTGCATGACTTAGCTGCcagacagaaagaaaataaaaacagggggaaggggcaaaggGGAGTGTGAGGGGGCATACAGCGCCCCTGGCATGAGGGGGAGAATGAGGGACCCTGGTAGAGGGGGAATAGGAGCACAGAGACCTGGGAATGGGGGAATAGAGAATCCCTGGTAGAAGGAAAATGAGGGACCCTGATATGGGGGAAGTGGGGATACATAGAAGGGGAGAATAGGGGATGGGGAGGCAGATAGAGCCCCAGGAATGGGAGGTGAACAGGGAATAATTGTATGGGGGATGGAGTCAGCcagggcacacagagccccaggcatAGGGCAGGTTGTGGTGAGGAGAGGAGTCCCAGAAACAGAAAGGGATGAGAGGGGGGCCCACCGGAGCTAGTAGGGGAAGTAGAGGAATGCAAGGAGCCCCGGGCTTGTGCAACGGGCTCCGCCTGCAGAAGCAACAAAGCGTGAGACTCTCTAGTTTAAAggtgattttaaggccagaagggaccgttggcATCCTCTAGTTTGATCTccgtaacacaggccagagactcaCCCAGAGATCTCTGCATGAAGCCCATAGCTCGTGGCAGAGCTACAGTATGTCTTCGAGGACAACCCTCCAGTCGCCATCTAAAGAccctcagggatggagaatccaccatgtcccttggGAAGACTGCCCCAGTGGCTGCTTCTCCGCACAGTCAAAAATGTGCACCTTTGTTccgggctgctgcagctcccagcggTGGCTCTCGTTCAGACTTTGTCGATGACAGAGCCATCTGCCACCAGGAATCTCCTTCCCATGCAGGGGCATGTAAACCCGAATCAAGTTACCTCTGAGCCTTCCCTTGGAGAAACCAAAGAGATTGAGCTTCTTCCGTCTTTCACTACAGGGAAGGTTTTTGCAGACCTGGCATCCTTCTTGTGGCCTGCACTTCAGGCCACTATGCTCCGTTACAGTCCAAGCTGAGACCTAACGTGGGGGGCAGATTACCCCACATGTGCTACTGTAGGGTTCTcacacctttctctgcagcagctgggacACTGTCAGAGTTGGAATATGGCACTGGATGGTGCTAGGatctgagccagtctggcaagGCCTAGGAACCCACTCCAATGTaccaccagaagctgggagtggacaacaggggatggatcactcaatgattgcttGTGCTGTTCATTccccaaagcacctggcattggccactgtcggaagacaggatactgggctagatggacctttggtctgacccagtatggccatcatTATGTACCGTCCGgtttgaactgtgggcaccagaactggatatagTCTCTGGGGATGGTCTCCTGGTTCCTATTCCACATTCCCAGGATCGTGGCCAGCCTTCACAGCCACCGCAGCACACTGGGAACTCACTTGATGGCAGAGGCTGAGTTACCATGTCAGTTTCTTTCCCACACAGCCTGTGGGTCAATGGCAGGGGCTTTCTTGGATGGGGATTCCCTGGTGCAGAATCACGActgaacccctctcccccaggtggGTCCATGGCAGGGCCCCTCTGAGCTGATTTCCTGGGGTCTAACTGTAGTCAATCTTCCACCCAAACTTCCCACCCTTCTCCCGCCCCATGTCATTGGCTGGCAGGGGTCCCCTCACTGTGGATCCTCTGGTGCCGGATCAGGTTGGAGCTGCGGCTAAAGCCCTTCCCGCAGCCGGCACAGCGGAAGGGCCGCTCTCCTGTGTGGCCACGCTGGTGGTAGGTGTAGTGGGAGCTCTGGCTGAAGCCCTTCCCACACTGGGGGCACTGGTAGGGCTTCTGGCCGGTGTGGACCCGGCAGTGCTGGGTGTAGCGGCTGCTCTGGGTGAAGCCCTTCCCGCAGTAAGGACATTTGAAGGGCTTGGCGTCCAAGTGGGTGTGCTGGTGGTCGATCAGGTTGGAGTGGCGGCCGAACCTTTTCCCGCACCGGGGGCACTTGTAGGGCCGCTCCCCCGAGTGCACCCGCTGGTGCTTGATGAGGTTGGAGCTCTCCCCGAAGCGCCGCCCGCACTCGGCACAGGCGTAGGGCTGTTCCCcggtgtgggtgcgctggtgctgGGCCAGGTGGGAGGCCTGGCTGAAGCCCTGCCCACAGTCAGGGCACCGGTAGGGGTGCTCGCTGGCATGGGTGCGCCGGTGCTGGATCAGGGCGGAGCTCTCCCCAAAGTGCTTGCTGCACTGGGTGCAGCGgtagggccgctccccggtgtgggtgCGCCGGTGCCGTATCAGGTTGGAGCTGCGGCAGAAGCCGCGCCCGCACTCCTCGCACCGGTAGGGCTGCTCCCCGGTGTGGATGCGTTGGTGGACCACGAGCGCAGAGCTCACCCCAAAGCCCTTCCCGCACTCTAGGCACGTGTAGGGCCACTCCCCGGTGTGAGTGCGCCGGTGCTGGCGCAGGGAGGCACTCAGGGCGAAGGCCTTCCCGCACTGGGGGCACCAGAAGGGGCGCTCCCCAGCGTGGATCCGGCTGTGCTCCGTGAGGTTCCCGCGCTGCGTGAAGCCCTTCCCACACACGGTGCAGCGAAACGGCTTTTCACCCGTGTGGGAGCGCTGGTGACGGAGCAGGTTGGAGCTGCGGCTGAAGCGTTTGTGGCACTGGGTGCACTGGTAGGGTTTCTCCCCTGGGGCGGCTTTGTTCTCCTCTAGgggctctccctgctgctgtcCTGTCCCTCCCGGGCTCTCGCTGGCTCCTCCCCGCTGTGTGGCTGACGTCCTGTGCAGCTCTGTTCGCACAGACCCTTCCTGCTGGAGGTTCTCCTCCTCGTTCTCACTTGCTGTCCTGGCACCTTCTGGGGGAGAGCGAGAGAAAGAGATGCAGCTGATGGGCAGGAAGCGAATCCCCCCAAGGCTGGGGGAGGTGAGAGCTCCTGCCAGGGGTCAGGTGGGAGCCGGGAGTGATGCCTGCCATGAGGCCAGGGCACCTGCAGGGGACAAGACAAGACAGACTGGGGAGCTCCCAGTGGCTTTGCTGGGATCCCAGCTTTTCCCTGCTCTCCCAGACAATCTCGGACCTGGTGTCACTCATTCCTCACCTCTCAGGCCCTCCCTTTCCCTGGAGTCCTGGAGAATGAAGATGCTCGGTtcctcccctctctccagccGGGAGATCATGACAGGTTTGGCTGTGGATGTGAAAGCAGAGAGGAGCTGGAGTGTCGTATTGCAACAACTGGCCCCTGAATTCAGCTGATGGagaattttccatggaggttTGCTCAAGGCTGTGGGGAGAGATTGGCAGATGTTCGTAGattctagtctgatctcctgcgtaacacaggccagggaaacCAGCATAGATCTGGGTGAATAATTGAGGTTTTCTTGGTTCAGTGGGTGACCGGAGCCTGACTGCAGCGTTTAGTGCCGCTAGTCTACCAACAATAGCAAGTGGGGGTTTCCCCCAGCGAGACCCTGTAACGCACTCCTTACAGGGACACACAATTAAATACTGTGCAAGTGCTCTCCTGACTGTTGGGCTCAGCCCCGCCCGTGCTGCCTGGGTGGGTTccctctggccccagccacaGCTCAGCTACGGTCCCCTAGTCCTGGCAGCCTTTTTCTCCAGACAGCgatttcctgcctctgcctgtttctctccctcccctggaGCCGCCTCTCCCTGTAATTCCCCTTTAGCCCAGAGACTCACCGCTTGGAAGCGTTATTCCCAAAGGTGTTCCCAGGAGAGCTCATCAATTGGATTCAACCCCTCAATGCACAAGGTACTGAGAGACGCCAGCCTGATACTTccagaggaaacagctgagaGCAGGAAGTTCCTGTCTTTATTAAGTTCCCCTTGCAGCACTGCCTGCTCCTCTCTAGACCTGGGGAAGGCTTAGGAGCTCTATGGTTATTTCTTTCCATTCCCCAGATACACTGAAAGGAGCACTGCCCTT encodes:
- the LOC103306735 gene encoding zinc finger protein 271-like — encoded protein: MISRLERGEEPSIFILQDSREREGLREGARTASENEEENLQQEGSVRTELHRTSATQRGGASESPGGTGQQQGEPLEENKAAPGEKPYQCTQCHKRFSRSSNLLRHQRSHTGEKPFRCTVCGKGFTQRGNLTEHSRIHAGERPFWCPQCGKAFALSASLRQHRRTHTGEWPYTCLECGKGFGVSSALVVHQRIHTGEQPYRCEECGRGFCRSSNLIRHRRTHTGERPYRCTQCSKHFGESSALIQHRRTHASEHPYRCPDCGQGFSQASHLAQHQRTHTGEQPYACAECGRRFGESSNLIKHQRVHSGERPYKCPRCGKRFGRHSNLIDHQHTHLDAKPFKCPYCGKGFTQSSRYTQHCRVHTGQKPYQCPQCGKGFSQSSHYTYHQRGHTGERPFRCAGCGKGFSRSSNLIRHQRIHTGERPHQCPDCGKGFTCSSHLLQHQRTHTGERPFQCPDCGKGFGVSSHLVVHQRVHTGERPYKCPDCGKGFSQSSHLAKHQRTHTGERPYRCAACGKSFGDSSYLIQHQHTHTGESPGLAGGMGAEERPYPCPQCGKSFGTKLALGRHQKLHSEERPYECAECGKSFKLSRLLIQHQRIHTGERPYRCPDCGQSFGRSSHLRSHQHIHTGEKPHPCPDCGKGFSHGFQLAQHRRVHTGERPYGCPDCGRSFSHRSTLIKHQRTHTGERPYHCAQCGKDFNWSSAFIKHRRTHSEERPFRCADCGKGFRESCTLIQHQKIHSEEKPYKCPDCCKSFSLSSYLARHQKMHMV